The sequence ggtgtggtgtgtggggtggtgtgtggtgtggtgtgtgatgtggtgtgtgatgtggtgtgtggtgtgatgtggtgtggtgtgtgatgtggtgtggtgtgtgatgtggtgtggtgtgtggtgtggtgtgtggtgtggtgtgtgatgtggtgtgtgatgtggtgtgtggtgtgtgatgtggtgtgtggtgtggtgtgtggtgtggtgtgtgatgtggtgtgtgatgtggtgtgtgatgtggtgtgtgatgtggtgtgtggtgtggtgtgtgatgttgtgtgtgatgtggtgtggtgtgtgatgtggtgtgtgatgtggtgtgtggtgtggtgtgtggtgtggtgtgtggtgtggtgtgtgatgtggtgtgtggtgtggtgtgtggtgtggtgtgtgatgtggtgtgtggtgtggtgtgaggtgtggtgtgtggtgtggtgtgtgatgtggtgtgtggtgtggtgtgtgatgtggtgtgtggtgtggtgtgtgatgtggtgtgtggtgtggtgtgtgatgtggtgtgtgatgtgttgtgtggtgtgtgatgtggtgtgtggtgtgtggtgtggtgtggtgtgtggtgtggtgtgtgatgtggtgtgtggtgtggtgtgtggtgtggtgtgtgatgtggtgtgtggtgtggtgtgtgatgtggtgtgtggtgtggtgtgtgatgtggtgtgtggtgtggtgtgtgatgtggtgtatgatgtgttgtgtggtgtgtgatgtggtgtgtgatgtggtgtggtgtgtgatgtggtgtggtgtgtggtgtgtggtgtggtgtgtgatgtggtgtgtggtgtggtgtgtggtgtggtgtgtggtgtggtgtgtgatgtggtgtgtggtgtggtgtgtgatgtggtgtgtggtgtggtgtgtgatgtggtgtgtggtgtggtgtgtgatgtggtgtgtgatgtggtgtggtgtgtgatgtggtgtgtggtgtggtgtgtggtgtggtgtgtggtgtggtgtgtgatgtggtgtgtggtgtggtgtgtggtgtggtgtgtgatgtggtgtgtggtgtggtgtgtgatgtggtgtgtggtgtggtgtgtgatgtggtgtgtggtgtggtgtgtgatgtggtgtgtgatgtgttgtgtggtgtgtgatgtggtgtgtggtgtggtgtgtggtgtggtgtgtgatgtggtgtgtggtgtggtgtgtggtgtggtgtgtgatgtggtgtgtggtgtggtgtgtgatgtggtgtggtgtgtggtgtgtgatgtggtgtgtggtgtggtgtgtggtgtggtgtgtggtgtggtgtgtgatgtggtgtgtggtgtggtgtgtggtgtggtgtgtgatgtggtgtgtggtgtggtgtgtgatgtggtgtgtggtgtggtgtgtgatgtggtgtgtggtgtggtgtgtggtgtggtgtgtgatgtggtgtgtggtgtggtgtgtgatgtggtgtgtggtgtggtgtgtgatgtggtgtgtggtgttgtgtgtgatgtggtgtgtgatgtgaaacAGTAGGGTGTCGTGATTTTCTTGTCATGCTGGACATTGTGTTTTTCCTGACCCCAGGCAGCGTGTTGATAAAGGTCAGAACATGTGGAGAACTTTATCATTTCCTCTGGATGTTAATCAGCTCTACTCTGTAcctcttctctgttctctaGCTCTGCCTCTGCAGCTTCCTGACTCAGGTCAGCCCGCAGTCTGCCCACTCTTCTGGACCGAGTTTGACGGGTTCTGCTACCGCTTTTTCCCCCAGAACCGCACGTGGGCTGAGGCTGACCTGTACTGCGCCGAGTTCTCCAACGGTCACCGGTCAGGGAAACTCTCCTCCATACACAGGTAACAACATCATCCAGAGCAAGGGGAAGGGTTCAGTGCTGACCTTATACCACTGACCTCATACCACTGACCTAATACCACTGACCTCATACCACTGACCTTATACCACTGCTCTTATACTGTACCACTGACCATTTACAACTGCTCTTATACCATTGACCTTATACCACTGACCTCATACCACTGGCCTTATACCACTGACCTTTTACAACTGCTCTTATACCATTGACCTTATACCACTGACCTCATACCACTGGCCTTATACCACTGACCTTTTACAACTGCTCTTATACCACTGACCTCATACCACTGACCTAATACCACTGACCTCATACCACTGACCTTATACCACTGCTCTTATACTGTACCACTGACCATTTACAACTGCTCTTATACCATTGACCTTATACCACTGACCTCATACCACTGGCCTTATACCACTGACCTTTTACAACTGCTCTTATACCATTGACCTTATACCACTGACCTCATACCACTGACCTTATACCACTGACCTTTTACAACTGCTCTTATACCACTGACCTCGTACCACTGACCTTATTCCACTGACCTTATACCACTGACCTTTTACAACTGCTCTTATACCACTGACCTCATACCACTGACCTCATACAACTGACCTTTTACAACTGCTCTTATACCACTGACCTTATTCCACTGACCTTTTACAACTGCTCTTATACCACTGACCTTATACCACTGACCTTATTCCACTGACCTTTTACAACTGCTCTTATACCACTGACCTCATACAACTGCTCTTATACCACTGACCTTATACCACTGACCTTATTCCACTGACCTTTTACAACTGCTCTTATACCACTGACCTCATACCACTGACCTTTTACAACTGCTCCTATACCACTGACCTTTTACAACTGCTCTTATACCACTGACCTCATACAACTGCTCTTATACCACTGACCTCATACCACTGACCTTATACCACTGACCTCATACCACTGACCTTATACCACTGACCTCATACAACTGCTCTTATACCACTGACCTCATACAACTACTCTTATACCACTGACCTTTTACAACTGCTCTTATACCACTGACCTCATACAACTACTCTTATACCACTGACCTTTTACAACTGCTCTTATACCACTGACCTCATACAACTGCTCTTATACCACTGACCTCATACAACTGCTCTTATACCACTGACCTCATACCACTGACCTTATACCACTGACCTCATACCACTGACCTTATACCACTGACCTCATACAACTGCTCTTATACCACTGACCTCATACAACTGCTCTTATACCACTGACCTCATACAACTGCTCTTATACCACTGACCTCATACAACTGCTCTTATACCACTGACCTCATACAACTGCTCTTATACCACTGACCTCATACAACTGCTCTTATACCACTGACCTCATACCACTGACCTCATACAACTGCTCTTATACCACTGACCTCATACAACTCCTGTTATACCACTGACCTTTTACAACTGCTCTTATACCACTGACCTCATACAACTGCTCTTATACCACTGACCTCATACAACTGCTCTTATACCACTGACCTCATACCACTGACCTTATACCACTGACCTCATACAACTGCTCTTATACCACTGACCTCATACAACTCCTGTTATACCACTGACCTTTTACAACTGCTCTTATACCACTGACCTTTTACAACTTCTCTTATACCACTGACCTCATACAACTGCTCTTATACCACTGACCTCATACCACTGACCTTATACCACTGACCTCATACCACTGACCTTATACCACTGACCTCATACAACTGCTCTTATACCACTGACCTCATACAACTACTCTTATACCACTGACCTTTTACAACTGCTCTTATACCACTGACCTTTTACAACTGCTCTTATACCACTGACCTTTTACAACTGCTCTTATACCACTGACCTTATACCACTGACCTCATACCACTGACCTTATACCACTGACCTTTTACAACTGCTCTTATACCACTGACCTCATACAACTGCTCTTATACCACTGACCTCATACCACTGACCTTATACCACTGACCTCATACAACTACTCTTATACCACTGACCTTTTACAACTGCTCTTATACCACTGACCTTATGCCACTGACCTCATACCACTGACCTCATACCACTGACTGTATACCACTGACCTCATACAACTGCTCTTATACCACTGACCTTTTACAACTGCTCTTATACCACTGACCTCATACCACTGACCTTATACCACTGACCTTTTACAACTGCTCTTATACCACTGACCTTTTACAACTGCTCTTATACCACTGACCTCATACAACTGCTCTTATACCACTGACCTTATGCCACTGACCTCATACCACTGACCTCATACCACTGACCTTTTACAACTGCTCCTATACCACTGACCTTTTACAACTGCTCTTATACCACTGACCTTATGCCACTGACCTCATACCACTGACCTCATACCACTGACCTTTTACAACTGCTCCTATACCACTGACCTTTTACAACTGCTCTTATACCACTGACCTTTTACAACTGCTCTTATACCACTGACCTTTTACAACTGCTGTTATACCACTGACCTTATACAACTGCTCTTATACCACTGACCTCATACCACTGACCTCATACTCCTGACCTCATGCCACCACTGACCTCATGCCACTGACCTCATACTACTGACCTCATACCCCTGAACTGATGCCACTGACCTCATACTGCTGACCTCATACAACTGACCTGTCTGTGTTTGCACTCAGCTGGGAGGAGAATGTCTTCGTGTATGACCTGGTGAACAGCCGTGTCCCGGGAATTCCCACGGATATCTGGATCGGCCTGCATGACCGCAGACAGGTGAAGGCGTGGAGGTGCTCTGAGCCCAGCAGGGTTGCCAGGGTGGAGTTTATCCATGATTGGAAGTGTAGTTTTGTATTAGGTGAAAATATTCCACAGCTCCAGAGCTCCTAAATCTAATTAAACAAAGGCTACAGCAGACACGTGTAACGTCCGGTCAGGAAACACTGACAGTGAGATTTTTACTGCAGTGTTTATCCTCACTCTTCTTCACACATCACGCTACAGACACGTGGGTATTGCTctgagacctggcaacccttgAGTGCACAGAGATGATCAAACCTTTCatcacataaacaacacaaaacataagAGTGTAATTATTTACTCTGGTCATGTGAATCTGGTCATGTGATGTTGGTCATGTGATATCGGGTCTGTTATTGCTAACACAGCTGCATCTGTCAAAAGTCTTGTTTCTGCTTTTCATGGCTTACACACTGCTGCTGGTTtcatttaggaaaataatcaccacCAACGTTTATCCAGTTCCCTTTAGAGCAGAAGCTAACTGACTTCAGTCGCTAGCAAGAAGTTTGCTAATTCTGGGTTAAGGTAGGGTGACCATATTTCAGTTTTCAAAACAGAGGACAGTGGGGGCAGGAGGCAGACGGACCTCCACTGTGTGTGGAAGGATCGGGATGGGgttgggggggttgggggggttggggggggtgGAAATACTTGACAAATACATTCACAACCATGAAACTATGTTACTGAACTTTAATACACAAAGTAATAACATCCTTTTCATTCAATTTTTGGCTCTCAGCAATagaataataacaaacaaattaaaaacaattgtTTAGCATTTAACACCTTTTACATGACACTGTTTCTTTCCAAGGCCAaaagttaaagtaaaataaaaagtcagttgaaattaaaaaaagaaaaataacctACTATTTCAGTCAAAAATCATTTCAGTCCTTGTGATGTTCTCCGGTATACCTTTCTGATGAACGAATCTTTCCCAATATTCCCTGATTACCAATTAAGTAGGCATGAAAGTCTCAGCTGACTCATTTGGGGTGTTTTAACTTCGACTACGCCACCATTCTTCCAATCAAAATACTGAATAAGCAGAGGGAATACTTCCACAGGACCGTGATTGCTTCCATCAGTAGAAACACCACAGTAAGGTATGTCTTCCTGTGCTTTCAGAGCTATGTCGACCGAATGTGGTGCTATCACAGCGTTAACAATTGCTTCAGTCCTCGTATGAGCGCTTGAAAATTTTCACGCTGTCTCAGAATCAGGGAAAGCCTTATTTAACAAGGCAGACGTGCGGTCCACTGATCTATAGCTATTGTGCTGCCTCGTGGTGTGGGATGTAAAAACTCCCTCCGCAGCGATAACAGCATCATCTGTCTTTACCTGCTCTCACAACATAGTCGGTTCATTCACTTGAAGAGCTCTCACCTTTAGCTGCAATTTTGTGTTTTGCGGAGCTTATGTACGTGCAGCTTTGCAGGTCATGCATTCTGCTTCAAACGGATCCTGACCGAGATGAAACCACAGGAATTTTCTTTGTAAATCATCTGTgaatttacatttgcatttgaGCATCTTTTATGCTATTCAAGAGCCATGTGCCACCCACTGACAGGTaaactgctgctctctctcttggCTGTTGCTGTGGTGCTGAGGGATTTAGACGCACTGGTCAGTGGTGGCATGCAACAAGGCGTGGCCTAAAGAGAACAGTCAAAGTAATGCAAAAACGCATACAATTAATGATGAGTGTAAAGGCAAAAGCCAAATCCCAACATTTTAGGAGATTTAGAAATCCCGGCCAGATGCATTTTTTTAGTCCCAAAAAGAGGACATGTCCTCAGTGTGGACTCTCTGTCCTGACCCCAGTGGGTCATTAGCGAGAGCTgctgctggacacacacaccactggaaATCCTCACCCACAGCCTGGCTTTAAAAATACCGGCCATTGCCACGGCAACCAGGTGGAGACTGTGTTCCTGCTACACGTTACAGCAGAACCACGAGACCATGCTTTACTGTGTTTAGATATTCaatgattcattattttatttcaacatacacacacacacactgtacacacacactgtacacacatactgtatacacacactgtatacacacactgcacatacacactgtacacacacacacacacacactgtacacacacactgtatacacacactgtatacacacactgcacatacacactgtacacacacacacacacacactgtatacacacactgtacacacacactgtacacacactgtatacacacactgcacatacacactgtacacacacacacacacactgtaaacacacactgtacatacacacactgtatacacacactgtacgtacacatatacacacacacacacacacactgtttatacatacactgtacacacacacacactgtacacacacactgtacacacacactgtatacacacactgcacatacacactgtacacacacacacacactgtatacacacactgtacgtacacacactgtatacacacactgtacgtacacatacacactgtatacacacacacacacacacactgtatacagacactgtatacacacacacacacacacacacacagtatacagacactgtacacacacactgtacacacacactgtacacacacactgcacacacacactgtatacacacacacacacacacactgtatacagacactgtatacacacacacacacacacacacagtatacagacactgtacacacacactgtacacacacactgtacacacacactgcacatacacactgtacacacacacacacacactgtatacacacactgtacatacacacactgtatacacacactgtacgtacacatatacacacacacacacactgtttatacatacactgtatacacacacacacacacactgtatacacacactgtacatacacactgtacacacacacacacacacacacacacactgtatacagacactgtacatacacactgtacacacacactgtacgtacatacactatatacacacacacacacacacactgtatacagacactgtatacacacacacacacacacacacagtatacagacactgtacatacacactgtacacacacacacaaacacacacacacactgtatacagacactgtacatacacactgtacgtacatacactatatacacacactgtatacacacacacacacacactgtatacagacaccgtatacacacacacacacacacacagtatacagacactgtacatacacactgtacacacacactgtacacacacacacacactgtatacagacactgtacgtacatacactatatacacacactgtatacacacacacacactgtatacagacactgtatacacacacacacacacagtatacagacactgtacatacacactgtacacacacacacacattgtatacacacactgtacatatacacacatacacacacacacacacactgtatatacacacacacacacacacacacactgtacatatacacacacactgtatacacacactgtatacacacacacacactgtatacacacacacactatatacactcactgtacatacacactgtacacacacacactgtatacacacactgtacacacacactctgtacacacacacacactgtacgtacacacacacactgtatacagacactgtacacacacacacacacactgtatacacacacacactgtatacacacacacacacacactatatacacacactgtatacgcacactgtacacacacactgtatacacacaccatacacacacactgtacatacacacacacacacactgtatacacacactgtacacacacactgtatacacacactgtatgtacacacacatacacactgtatacacaaacacacacactgtttatacactcactgtatacacacacaggcacgcacacacacatatacactgtatacacacagactgtatatatacacagacacacacacagtacatacacacactgtacacacattgtacatatacacacagactgtctatacactgtatacacacacacacacactatatatacactgtatacacacacagtacatatacacacacagtacatacacacacagtatatacactgtatacacacacacacacagtacatacacacactgtacacacactgtatacacacacacacacagtacatacacacatacactgtatacacacacacacacacacacacagtacatacacacactgtacacacactgtatacacacacacacacagtacatatacacatacactgtatacacacacacacacacataatgtacataaacacacacacagtacatccacacacaatgtacacactgtacacacacactgtacacacacactgtacgtacatacactatatacacacactgtatacacacacacacacacagtatacagacactgtacatacacactgtacacacacacacacacattgtatacacacactgtacatatacacacatacacacacacacacactgtatatacacacacacacacacacacacactgtacatatacacacacactgtatacacatactgtatacacacacacacacacagtacatccacacacaatgtacacactgtacacacacactgtacacacacacacaaacacatatttgAGCCAAGTTCagaatgtacactatattgccaaaagtattctctcacctgccttgactcgcatatgaacttaagtgacatcccattcctaatccatagggttcaatatgacgtcggtccaccctttgcagctataacagcttcaactcttctgggaaggctgtccacaaggtttaggagtgtgtttatgggaatttttgaccattcttccagaagcgcatttgtgaggtcacacactgatgttggacgagaaggcctggctctcagtctccgctctaattcatcccaaaggtgttctatggggttgaggtcaggactctgtgcaggtcagtcaagttcctccacaccaaactcaatcatccatgtctttatggaccttgctttggtcactggtgcacagtcatgttggaagaggaaggggccagctccaaactgttcccacaaagttgggagcatggaattgtccaaaatgtcttggtatgctgaagcattcagagttcctttcactggaactaaggggccaagcccagctcctgaaaaacaaccccacaccataatcccccctccaccaaactttacacttggcacaatgcagtcagacaagtaccgttctcctggcaaccgccaaacccagactcgtccatcagattgccagatggagaagcgcgattcgtcactccagagaacgcgtctccactgctctagagtccagtggcggcgtgctttacaccactgcatccgacgctttgcattgcacttggtgatgtatggcttggatgcagctgctcggccatggaaacccattccatgaagctctctgcgcactgttcttgagctcatctgaaggccacatgaagtttggaggtctgtagcgatcgactctgcagaaagttggcgacctcttcgcactatgcgcctcagcatccgctgaccccgctccgtcagtttacgtggcctaccacttcgtggctgagttgctgtcgttcccaaacacttccacgttcttataatacagctgacagttgactgtggaatatttaggagcgaggaaatttcacgactggatttgttgcacaggtggcatcctatcacagttccacgctggaattcactgagctcctgagagcgacccattctttcacaaatgtttgtaaaaacagtctgcatgcctaggtgcttgattttatacacctgtggccatggaagtgattggaacacctgattctgattatttggatgggtgagccaatacttttggcaatatagtgtatgtcagtgCTGAGCTTATTGTGTGttatctcactgtgtgtgtgtgtgtgtgtatgtgtgtgtgtgtgtgtgtgtgcaggaaggCACCATGGAGTGGACAGACGGATCTCCGTATGAGTTCAGTTACTGGGACGGAAACCAACCGGACGACGGAATCCACCGGATCTCTGAGGAGGAGGACTGTGTGGAGATCTGGTACAGACAGAACAGtggtgagtctcacacacaacctcctcatcacactgacctgtgtgtatgtgtgtgtacagtgtgtgtatgtgtgtgtacagtgtgtgtgtgtgtgtacagtgtgtgtgtgtgtggatgtgtgtgtgtgtgtgttgtggtgtctgtgtgtgtgtgtgtagtgatgtgtgtgtagtaatgtgggtgtctgtgtgtataagtgtgtagttgtgtgtgtgtgtgtgtgtgtacagtgtgtgcatgtgtgtgggtggatgtacattgtgtgtgtgttgtggtgtctgtgtgtgtgtgagtgtgtgtgtagtgatgtgtgtagtaatgtgggtgtctgtgtgtataagtgtgtagttgtgtgtgtgtgtgtgtgtgtgtacagtgtgtgcgtgtgtgtgggtggatgtacagtgtgtgtgtgttgtggtgtctgtgtgtatgtgtgtgtgtgtgtgtagtgatgtgtgtgtagtaatgtgggtgtctgtgtgtataagtgtgtagttgtgtgtgtgtgtatagtaatgtgtgtgtgtgtgtttctctttttcagCGCTCAGGTCCTGGAATGATAACAGCTGTGACAAAGCTTTTCCTTTTGTGTGTAAAATCCCCATGCTGGAGCACTAACGTCCTGCACTGACCTCATTACTGAGACAcggccctcacacacacacacacacacacacacacacaacactgctgctGAGAGCAACGTCCATCTGGACTTCATTTAAACTAGTgactcatctcatctcacacacacacacacacacactccatcatcacacacacacacacacacacactccatcatcacacacacacacacacacacacactccatcatcacacacacacacacacacacacacactccatcatcacacacacacacacacactccatcatcacacacacacacacacacacacacactccatcatcacacacacacacacacagacacacacacactctcagtggcttgcataagtattcacccccttgaaCCTTTCCCTGGTATGTAGTGTTACAATCTGAACTGAAATAAACTTAATCAGGGAAAATTCTGGAAAAGTAAACAGCAGGATTTGGTTATTAAAAATCCCAAACTTTGCTcccaccaccataatcatcaccatcacctccaccaccaccaccattaccatcacctccaccaccaccaccaccaccaccaccaccaccaccaccatcaccatcaccatcaccaccatcaccatcaccatcaccaccaccaccatcaccatcaccatcacctccaccaccatcaccatcacctccaccatcaccaccaccaccaccaccaccatcacctccaccaccaccaccatcatcatcaccatcacctccaccaccaccaccatcacctccaccaccaccaccatcatcaccatcacctccaccaccaccaccaccataatcatcaccatcacctccaccaccatcacctccaccaccaccataatcatcaccatcacctccaccaccaccaccatcacctccaccaccaccaccatcatcaccaccacctccaccattacctccaccaccatcaccaccaccactatcaccctcaccaccacctccaccatcatcatcaccatcaccaccacctccaccaccatcatcaccatcacctccaccacc comes from Hemibagrus wyckioides isolate EC202008001 linkage group LG02, SWU_Hwy_1.0, whole genome shotgun sequence and encodes:
- the clec19a gene encoding C-type lectin domain family 19 member A, producing the protein MLWCGVCLLSLWLSRVWTLPSTSMKITQALPLQLPDSGQPAVCPLFWTEFDGFCYRFFPQNRTWAEADLYCAEFSNGHRSGKLSSIHSWEENVFVYDLVNSRVPGIPTDIWIGLHDRRQEGTMEWTDGSPYEFSYWDGNQPDDGIHRISEEEDCVEIWYRQNSALRSWNDNSCDKAFPFVCKIPMLEH